Proteins encoded in a region of the Salvelinus fontinalis isolate EN_2023a chromosome 17, ASM2944872v1, whole genome shotgun sequence genome:
- the LOC129814353 gene encoding 60S ribosomal protein L5-like isoform X2 — translation MGFVKVVKSKAYFKRYQVKFRRRREGKTDYFARKRLVIQDKNKYNTPKYRMIVRFSNRDICCQIAYAKIEGDQIVSAAYSHELPKYGITVGLTNYAAAYCTGLLLARRLLNKFGLDQVYEGQVEVTGDEFNVESIDGQPGAFTCFLDAGLARTSTGNKVFGALKGAVDGGLSIPHSTKRFPGYDMESKEFNAEMHRKHIMGMNVSDYMSYLMGEDEDAYKKQFSRFIKNGVTPDTVEQMYKKAHATIRENPVHEKKPKKDVKKKRWNRAKLSLAQRKDRVAQKKASFLRAQEAEAADG, via the exons ATG GGCTTTGTGAAAGTCGTTAAAAGTAAGGCCTACTTCAAGAGATACCAGGTGAAATTCAGGAGAAGGCGAG AGGGGAAGACTGACTACTTTGCCCGGAAGCGCCTGGTCATACAAGACAAGAACAAGTACAACACTCCCAAGTACAGGATGATCGTGAGGTTCTCCAACAGAGATATCTGCTGTCAG ATCGCTTACGCCAAGATTGAGGGTGACCAGATTGTCAGTGCCGCCTACTCCCATGAACTGCCAAAGTACGGCATCACAGTGGGACTGACAAACTACGCTGCAGCCTACTGCACAGGCCTACTGCTGGCTCGCAGG CTGCTGAACAAGTTTGGCCTGGACCAGGTGTACGAGGGCCAGGTGGAGGTGACGGGAGATGAGTTCAACGTGGAGAGTATAGACGGCCAGCCGGGGGCCTTCACGTGTTTTCTAGACGCCGGGCTCGCCAGGACGTCGACGGGCAACAAAGTGTTTGGAGCACTAAAGGGCGCCGTTGACGGTGGCCTCTCAATTCCTCACAG CACGAAACGTTTCCCAGGCTACGACATGGAGAGCAAAGAGTTCAACGCAGAGATGCATCGCAAACACATCATGGGCATGAACGTGTCGGACTACATGAGCTACCTGATGGGGGAGGACGAAGACGCCTACAAGAAACAGTTCTCCCGCTTCATAAAGAACGGAGTCACTCCAGACACG gtagagcagatgtacaAGAAAGCACACGCCACCATTAGAGAGAACCCAGTCCACGAAAAGAAACCCAAAAAAGACGTCAAGAAGAAGAG GTGGAACCGCGCCAAACTCTCGTTGGCACAGAGAAAGGACCGCGTCGCCCAGAAAAAGGCCAGCTTTCTACGAGCACAGGAAGCAGAGGCGGCGGACGGTTAG
- the LOC129814353 gene encoding 60S ribosomal protein L5-like isoform X3, with product MIVRFSNRDICCQIAYAKIEGDQIVSAAYSHELPKYGITVGLTNYAAAYCTGLLLARRLLNKFGLDQVYEGQVEVTGDEFNVESIDGQPGAFTCFLDAGLARTSTGNKVFGALKGAVDGGLSIPHSTKRFPGYDMESKEFNAEMHRKHIMGMNVSDYMSYLMGEDEDAYKKQFSRFIKNGVTPDTVEQMYKKAHATIRENPVHEKKPKKDVKKKRWNRAKLSLAQRKDRVAQKKASFLRAQEAEAADG from the exons ATGATCGTGAGGTTCTCCAACAGAGATATCTGCTGTCAG ATCGCTTACGCCAAGATTGAGGGTGACCAGATTGTCAGTGCCGCCTACTCCCATGAACTGCCAAAGTACGGCATCACAGTGGGACTGACAAACTACGCTGCAGCCTACTGCACAGGCCTACTGCTGGCTCGCAGG CTGCTGAACAAGTTTGGCCTGGACCAGGTGTACGAGGGCCAGGTGGAGGTGACGGGAGATGAGTTCAACGTGGAGAGTATAGACGGCCAGCCGGGGGCCTTCACGTGTTTTCTAGACGCCGGGCTCGCCAGGACGTCGACGGGCAACAAAGTGTTTGGAGCACTAAAGGGCGCCGTTGACGGTGGCCTCTCAATTCCTCACAG CACGAAACGTTTCCCAGGCTACGACATGGAGAGCAAAGAGTTCAACGCAGAGATGCATCGCAAACACATCATGGGCATGAACGTGTCGGACTACATGAGCTACCTGATGGGGGAGGACGAAGACGCCTACAAGAAACAGTTCTCCCGCTTCATAAAGAACGGAGTCACTCCAGACACG gtagagcagatgtacaAGAAAGCACACGCCACCATTAGAGAGAACCCAGTCCACGAAAAGAAACCCAAAAAAGACGTCAAGAAGAAGAG GTGGAACCGCGCCAAACTCTCGTTGGCACAGAGAAAGGACCGCGTCGCCCAGAAAAAGGCCAGCTTTCTACGAGCACAGGAAGCAGAGGCGGCGGACGGTTAG
- the LOC129814353 gene encoding 60S ribosomal protein L5-like isoform X1, whose translation MNKIIFRNFFLPSSRWRALPFLFIESGILSATSAYLTNSAATWEDFQLRSWKNCKNEGKTDYFARKRLVIQDKNKYNTPKYRMIVRFSNRDICCQIAYAKIEGDQIVSAAYSHELPKYGITVGLTNYAAAYCTGLLLARRLLNKFGLDQVYEGQVEVTGDEFNVESIDGQPGAFTCFLDAGLARTSTGNKVFGALKGAVDGGLSIPHSTKRFPGYDMESKEFNAEMHRKHIMGMNVSDYMSYLMGEDEDAYKKQFSRFIKNGVTPDTVEQMYKKAHATIRENPVHEKKPKKDVKKKRWNRAKLSLAQRKDRVAQKKASFLRAQEAEAADG comes from the exons ATGAATAAAATAATATTCAGAAATTTTTTCCTCCCATCCAGTAGGTGGCGTGCTTTACCGTTTCTATTCATAGAAAGCGGTATCCTGTCTGCGACGTCAGCATATTTGACCAACTCTGCAGCTACTTGGGAAGACTTTCAACTGAGAAGTTGGAAAAATTGCAAAAATG AGGGGAAGACTGACTACTTTGCCCGGAAGCGCCTGGTCATACAAGACAAGAACAAGTACAACACTCCCAAGTACAGGATGATCGTGAGGTTCTCCAACAGAGATATCTGCTGTCAG ATCGCTTACGCCAAGATTGAGGGTGACCAGATTGTCAGTGCCGCCTACTCCCATGAACTGCCAAAGTACGGCATCACAGTGGGACTGACAAACTACGCTGCAGCCTACTGCACAGGCCTACTGCTGGCTCGCAGG CTGCTGAACAAGTTTGGCCTGGACCAGGTGTACGAGGGCCAGGTGGAGGTGACGGGAGATGAGTTCAACGTGGAGAGTATAGACGGCCAGCCGGGGGCCTTCACGTGTTTTCTAGACGCCGGGCTCGCCAGGACGTCGACGGGCAACAAAGTGTTTGGAGCACTAAAGGGCGCCGTTGACGGTGGCCTCTCAATTCCTCACAG CACGAAACGTTTCCCAGGCTACGACATGGAGAGCAAAGAGTTCAACGCAGAGATGCATCGCAAACACATCATGGGCATGAACGTGTCGGACTACATGAGCTACCTGATGGGGGAGGACGAAGACGCCTACAAGAAACAGTTCTCCCGCTTCATAAAGAACGGAGTCACTCCAGACACG gtagagcagatgtacaAGAAAGCACACGCCACCATTAGAGAGAACCCAGTCCACGAAAAGAAACCCAAAAAAGACGTCAAGAAGAAGAG GTGGAACCGCGCCAAACTCTCGTTGGCACAGAGAAAGGACCGCGTCGCCCAGAAAAAGGCCAGCTTTCTACGAGCACAGGAAGCAGAGGCGGCGGACGGTTAG
- the LOC129814355 gene encoding putative RNA polymerase II subunit B1 CTD phosphatase rpap2 isoform X2 — MENEPRKRVARSSKPGKRDGKCVKEAQATAEEARRREAVRDTLREKLDLEKRALQVVERLLEDSVADDFLVDCARLITAANYKDTVEERSIVKLCGYPVCSNKLGKVSTQQFKISTKTNKVYDITERKSFCSNFCYKASKSFELQISKSPLWLRQHESPPDVKLMKKGDGGSTGEEVRLAERRLREDDVENPLPLDFMSPEAPEDPRRSPTAGHSDDSDAEHDFVSSVVSQRRGPRVHWGDLPKRTAERQGREPGEGEDKERRSGGKDTTVPKQIQTNEAEDKEEENTEESQKAQRKPSNGTDGHQQHTTDTNHQSEQQSFLGERGSPEGQSMEEAAELLSQVTIQDRDPATATSPALTACSVQNQDPAPNRSPQGDPAQPTQPGINITQVGMSRRGAQGLRGLLKCHEAGTKPVSVRLNLIEGLRRTFTEWMTEETMKFLYGPDHFSKTLIETKEEEKEKEEELDEDDLEDIVKDGGEERDTDSQGGPGRPSAPAPDYDTLRRETEEMGLRVREFYKGTKEVQRVSGKQHTRDEDSDNQGGALPLVDSHSQHLIQKRITVEKLTKGLRDIVGPLRLTMTDVSSDLNRLVRTFRFTNTNIIHKGPEWTLIAVVLLHLLSEVSPVVREALERPASVDYLSTLMQELLLLDQDLQSLVQLLRTAELCPHEHTEKRQTNQ, encoded by the exons GAGAGAGGCAGTGAGGGACACCCTGAGAGAGAAGCTGGATCTGGAGAAGAGGGCTCTGCAGGTGGTGGAGCGTCTCTTGGAGGACAGCGTAGCAGACGACTTCCTGGTTGACTGT GCAAGGTTGATCACTGCTGCCAATTACAAAGACACAGTTGAGGAGAGGTCCATTGTGAAGCTGTGCGGTTATCCTGTCTGTTCAAACAAACTGGGCAAG GTCTCCACTCAACAGTTCAAAATTTCCACCAAAACCAATAAAGTCTATGACATCACGGAACGCAAG AGCTTCTGCAGTAACTTCTGCTACAAAGCCTCCAAGTCCTTTGAGCTGCAGATATCAAAGAGCCCTCTGTGGCTGAGGCAGCACGAGAG CCCCCCAGATGTGAAATTAATGAAGAAAGGAGATGG cGGTAGCACCGGAGAGGAGGTGAGGCTGGCTGAGAGGCGTCTCAGAGAGGACGATGTGGAGAACCCCCTTCCCTTGGACTTCATGTCCCCCGAGGCCCCAGAGGACCCCAGGCGCTCCCCTACAGCCGGCCACAGCGACGACAGCGATGCAGAACACGACTTTGTCTCAAGCGTGGTCTCCCAGCGACGGGGACCCAGGGTGCACTGGGGCGATCTGCCCAAGCGCACCGCCGAAAGGCAGGGTAGGGAacctggagagggggaggacaaggAGAGAAGGTCGGGAGGGAAGGACACAACGGTGCCCAAGCAAATACAAACAAACGAGGCGGAAgacaaggaggaggagaatacagaAGAATCACAGAAAGCACAAAGGAAGCCAAGCAATGGCACAGATGGACACCAACAGCACACCACAGATACGAACCACCAGAGTGAGCAGCAATCTTTCCTGGGAGAGAGAGGCTCGCCAGAGGGCCAGTCTATGGAGGAAGCCGCAGAGCTATTGAGCCAAGTTACAATACAGGATCGAGACCCAGCCACAGCTACGTCTCCTGCACTAACAGCCTGCAGTGTACAGAATCAAGACCCAGCTCCAAACCGCAGTCCACAGGGAGACCCAGCACAGCCCACCCAGCCTGGCATCAACATCACCCAGGTGGGCATGAGCAGGAGGGGAGCCCAGGGGCTCCGGGGGCTCCTCAAATGCCACGAAGCCGGGACTAAACCTGTCTCTGTCCGGCTGAACCTTATAGAAGGCCTAAGGAGGACCTTCACTGAATGGATGACTGAGGAGACTATGAAGTTCCTATATGGCCCAGACCACTTTAGTAAAACACTGATAGAAacaaaggaggaggagaaggagaaggaagaggagctAGATGAAGATGACTTGGAGGACATTGTGAAGGATGGTGGGGAGGAACGTGACACTGACTCCCAAGGGGGTCCAGGAAGGCCCTCGGCCCCGGCCCCAGACTACGACACCCTAcgcagggagacagaggagatggggttgAGGGTGAGGGAGTTCTACAAAGGGACGAAGGAAGTCCAGCGGGTGTCAGGGAAACAACATACCAGAGACGAAGACTCAGAT AACCAGGGTGGGGCACTCCCGTTGGTTGACTCCCATTCCCAGCACCTCATCCAGAAACGGATTACGGTGGAGAAGCTCactaaagg CCTGAGAGACATCGTGGGCCCTCTGCGTCTCACCATGACTGACGTCTCCAGTGACCTCAACAGGCTGGTCAGAACCTTCAG ATTTACAAACACCAACATCATCCACAAAGGCCCAGAGTGGACCCTGATTGCGGTGGTGCTCCTCCATTT GTTATCAGAGGTGTCCCCGGTGGTGCGGGAGGCCCTGGAGAGGCCGGCCTCAGTCGATTACCTCTCTACTCTGATGCAGGAGCTCCTACTGCTGGACCAGGACCTGCAgagcctggtccagctactcagAACCGCAGAGCTCTGTCCACACGAGCACACAGAGAAACGGCAGACAAATCAATGA